One Corynebacterium yudongzhengii DNA window includes the following coding sequences:
- a CDS encoding MaoC family dehydratase, translating into MAIEFKKPPNPAKLLFTALRPTASRKPASTGAPIGDVRLRKFAQDSDRLHTYQKLCGFQPSSTVPSTWLHVLTFPLQTAIMSGRDWPFPTLGTVHMANSMKMFRPVSVHEELDLESRVSHLNPHRKGATFELINNIRCGEELVWTGRSTYLATGQDVPGKPVEVERETLPEADPQESWELDADLGRKYAKVSRDFNPIHLSSVTAKLFGFNSTIAHGMWTHARALAALGDRVPERFETRVQFTGPVALPSTGYFTVEDDAYGVIGDDGKPKLAGSFWAIDDSPIGVPVQE; encoded by the coding sequence ATGGCTATCGAATTCAAAAAACCGCCCAACCCCGCCAAGCTGCTGTTTACCGCTCTGCGTCCGACAGCGAGCCGCAAACCCGCCTCCACCGGCGCGCCCATCGGCGACGTGCGCCTGCGGAAGTTCGCCCAAGACTCCGACCGGCTGCACACCTACCAGAAGCTCTGCGGCTTTCAGCCCTCCTCCACGGTGCCGAGCACCTGGCTGCATGTCCTGACCTTTCCCCTGCAGACCGCGATCATGAGCGGCCGCGACTGGCCCTTCCCCACACTCGGCACGGTCCACATGGCCAACTCGATGAAGATGTTCCGGCCGGTCTCTGTACACGAAGAACTTGACCTAGAGTCCCGAGTCAGTCACCTCAATCCGCACCGCAAGGGGGCGACGTTCGAGCTCATCAACAACATCCGCTGCGGCGAAGAACTCGTCTGGACCGGGCGTTCCACCTACCTGGCTACCGGACAGGACGTCCCCGGCAAGCCCGTCGAAGTCGAACGCGAGACCCTACCAGAGGCCGACCCGCAGGAAAGCTGGGAGCTGGACGCTGATCTGGGGCGCAAGTACGCGAAAGTCTCCCGAGACTTCAACCCGATCCATCTCTCTAGTGTGACGGCCAAGCTCTTCGGCTTCAACAGCACGATCGCCCACGGCATGTGGACGCACGCCCGCGCGCTGGCCGCCTTAGGCGATCGGGTGCCGGAACGCTTCGAAACCCGCGTGCAGTTTACCGGGCCCGTCGCGCTGCCTTCCACCGGGTACTTCACCGTCGAGGACGACGCTTATGGCGTGATCGGCGACGATGGGAAACCGAAACTCGCCGGCTCCTTCTGGGCCATCGACGACAGCCCCATCGGCGTGCCTGTCCAGGAGTAG
- a CDS encoding 3-oxoacyl-ACP reductase has product MNILETLATSGPGRLLTKQLGLKEPPTLRREDTLPAGDILAYATGRSTLAVDTLGLLGIAPGAPLIDDHHDHTPAYDDKPGALIIDATDLALLDDLELLRQVLRPAVRGLEKSGRIIILGPRPEDAAADNHEARAAAEALDGIMRTVGKELRGGSTANLVRVCPDTQAGDLASTLSFLIEGRSAFVSGQTWEVKTGAGDHGVDKRPYAGRIVAVTGAARGIGSAIARVFAEQGATVVGIDLPAAGGELSELISEIGGSALPLDITDDDAAHRITDHITRTHGADARLWAIVHNAGITRDKSIVNLDAKKWRQVIDINLKAEMAINADLLAERGPGGFGDEARIVGIASTSGIAGNKGQSNYAASKAGVIGYTDSLSRELADSGITANAVAPGFIETDMTAEIPYLRREIARRVNSLSQGGRPVDVAETIAYLCQPASGAVQGQTIRVCGQNLVGK; this is encoded by the coding sequence ATGAACATCCTCGAAACGCTTGCAACCTCGGGCCCCGGCCGGCTGCTCACCAAACAGCTCGGGCTCAAAGAACCGCCGACCCTACGCCGCGAGGACACCCTCCCGGCCGGCGACATCCTCGCCTACGCGACCGGGCGATCCACGCTCGCCGTCGACACCTTAGGGTTACTCGGCATCGCACCGGGCGCCCCGCTTATCGACGACCACCACGACCACACCCCCGCCTACGACGACAAACCCGGCGCGCTCATCATCGACGCCACCGACCTCGCACTCCTCGACGATCTGGAGCTTCTGCGCCAGGTGCTGCGACCGGCGGTGCGCGGGCTCGAGAAATCCGGGCGCATCATCATCCTCGGACCCCGCCCGGAGGACGCCGCAGCAGATAACCATGAGGCGCGTGCGGCGGCGGAGGCGCTCGACGGGATCATGCGTACTGTCGGCAAGGAGCTGCGCGGTGGCTCCACCGCCAACCTCGTGCGCGTCTGCCCGGATACCCAGGCGGGTGATCTCGCCTCTACCCTGTCGTTCCTTATCGAGGGCCGCTCTGCCTTCGTGAGCGGACAGACCTGGGAGGTTAAGACGGGGGCGGGAGATCACGGCGTCGATAAGCGGCCTTATGCCGGACGCATCGTGGCTGTCACCGGCGCGGCCCGCGGCATCGGCTCCGCGATCGCCCGCGTGTTCGCCGAGCAGGGCGCCACCGTCGTCGGCATCGACCTGCCGGCCGCCGGCGGTGAGCTCAGCGAACTCATCTCCGAAATCGGCGGCTCCGCGCTCCCCCTCGACATCACTGACGACGACGCCGCCCACCGCATCACCGATCACATCACCCGCACCCACGGCGCCGATGCGCGACTGTGGGCGATCGTGCACAACGCGGGGATTACGCGGGATAAGTCCATCGTGAATCTGGATGCGAAGAAGTGGCGCCAGGTCATCGACATCAACCTGAAAGCCGAGATGGCCATCAACGCCGACCTGCTCGCCGAACGCGGGCCGGGTGGTTTCGGCGACGAGGCGCGCATCGTCGGCATCGCCTCTACCAGCGGCATCGCCGGCAACAAGGGCCAGTCCAACTACGCGGCTAGCAAGGCCGGGGTGATCGGATACACGGATTCGCTCTCGCGTGAACTTGCCGACAGCGGGATCACCGCCAACGCGGTGGCCCCAGGCTTCATCGAAACGGACATGACCGCCGAGATTCCGTACCTGCGCCGCGAGATCGCCCGCCGCGTCAACTCGCTCTCCCAAGGTGGCCGTCCCGTGGATGTCGCCGAAACCATCGCTTACCTCTGCCAGCCAGCCTCCGGCGCGGTGCAAGGACAGACGATCCGCGTCTGTGGCCAAAACCTCGTAGGAAAGTAG